From the Erythrolamprus reginae isolate rEryReg1 chromosome Z, rEryReg1.hap1, whole genome shotgun sequence genome, one window contains:
- the CMTM6 gene encoding CKLF-like MARVEL transmembrane domain-containing protein 6 — MENRVPFFEQPGAMAEPNKWACKDRCTLTYLSNWRLSLKFAQVMLSFLAFIVEGAVKRTNSCPGLYIFEFISCSASVLSILILVLYCTDVYQKAGEDRVTCVDFFVAAIAGLLFFLASIIFTVTAEKQLIENTAITLGFCASTLFLVDAAQIIMKCIVEAKLLETIPTLCHNRHDYHDHERRDIEMLNNHRV; from the exons ATGGAGAACAGAGTGCCGTTTTTCGAACAACCCGGGGCAATGGCCGAACCGAATAAATGGGCTTGCAAGGACCGCTGCACCCTCACGTACTTGAGCAACTGGCGACTATCCCTCAAGTTTGCGCAAGTG ATGCTATCCTTCCTAGCCTTTATTGTTGAAGGAGCTGTGAAGAGAACCAACTCCTGTCCTGGACTTTACATCTTTGAGTTTATCAGTTGCAGTGCCTCTGTTTTAAGCATCTTAATCCTGGTTTTATACTGTACTGATGTTTATCAAAAGGCTGGAGAAGACAGAGTAACCTGTGTG GATTTCTTTGTTGCTGCAATAGCAGGATTGCTGTTCTTCCTGGCTTCAATTATATTTACTGTAACTGCTGAGAAGCAACTGATTGAAAATACTGCAATT ACATTAGGTTTCTGTGCAAGTACCTTATTTCTTGTGGATGCTGCACAAATAATCATGAAGTGTATTGTTGAAGCCAAACTGCTGGAGACCATCCCAACACTTTGCCACAATCGTCATGATTATCATGATCATGAAAGACGTGACATCGAGATGTTAAATAATCACCGGGTCTAA